The nucleotide sequence TAGCAAAAACATAAGGGTGGGTATTCTAAAATATTTTGTAGATGTTAATAGAATAGAGTATGAATTGATTATGAATTTTAAAGATTTGTCTTGGGCAGATGTGAAAATACAGGGTACAAAATTGGTGATTAATCTGTCTAAAAGAGCAAAGGTGCCCAAGATTATTAATACGGATATACCCTGTAATATAGTTGCAAAAAGAGATGGAATTATAACGCGTGTACTGGTAAAAAACGGTATTGAAAACGTAAAAGTCGGGGATACTGTGCTAAAGGGAGATGTGTTAATATCAGGAATGATTATTGGAGATGAATCTGATTATACGAAAGTTGTACGTGCGATAGGTGTGGTTACAGCAAAGACTACATACGAACAGAGGGAAGAGGTGAAATGTGTAAAAAAAAATAAAGTATACTCAGGGAAAGTTTCAAATGAATATAGATTTTGTATTTTAGGTAAAGAGGTGTTTAAAGTTGTTTTAGGGAAAGGGACTGACAAGTATGATGAGGTTACTAATATAAAAAAAGTTCGTGTACTTAAAAATTTTGTTATGCCTTTTGAGATAAAAGAAAAAAAGAAGAGATACTATAAGGAAAAAGAGGAAGTATTGCCAATGTCTTTAGCAAGGGAACGAGCGCTTAGTGAGGCAAAGAAAAAGATTTTGGAATGTATTCCTAAAAACGTAGGTATAACAGGTCAAGATGTTGAGTATTTTGAGAATGAAGGTAGGATATTTGTAAGCATTAAAGTTTATGTACATGAAGATATAGGTGAGGAAGAATTAATTTATTAAACTTTTGGAGGAAGTATAAATGGGCACAAAATTAATACACAAGATAAAAATAGCTATGCAAGATGAGAAAAATCAAAAACATATGATAGTTATAGTGACGGTGATATTGGCATTTAGTATTGTCTTTAGTGGCCTTTTACCTAAGAAGTATAAATTGAATGTAGGAGATATTTCACAGTATGATATTACAGCACCAAGAGAAGTAAAAAATGAAATAAAAACAAAAGAGAATCAGGAGTTAGCATATCAGAACGAACCAGTGGAGGTAAAGGAAGATACTGCTACATCTATAGAGGTAATTAGGAGTATAGATAATTTTTTAACTACAATAAAAAACGAACGAAGCTTGCCAAGACCTAAGTTTGATAGAGTTGTTCAAAAGTTAAAATCTAATAACGCTATGCTGACCGGTGAGGTTGATGTAAAGTTTTTGTTATTAGGAATTGATAATAATAAATTTAATAATTTTGAGCATGTTTTAAAATCACTTATTGGAGATACATTGAAGGAAGACATAACAATAGAAAATTTAGATGAAATTATAATAAAGGCACAGATGAAAGTTCAAGAACTTGATATGCCGATGGAGCTAAAAAATATAGGAAGTCTTATAGTAAAAAACATTATAAAGCCAAACAGGATAATTAATGAAGAGGAGACACAAAAGAAAAGAGAGATTGCATATAATGATCCTAAAAATATAGAGATGGTGGATAAGGGACAACGTATAATAAGTGTTGGAGATATTGTAACAAAGGATAAAATACAATTGTTAGAAGACTTAAATATGTTAGAGACTCATGATGAAATAGATTTTGAACTTGTGCTGGGGACATTTGTGTTAGTGGGGCTACTTGCTATGATTGTGGTTATATATGTAAAGTATAGAAAAAACATATTGACTAAGACTAGTGAATTATTTATGGTTTCACTGATAATTGTGATGGAATTGGTGATGGCTCGTGTAGTGGGTGCTTATCAGATTTTTATGATTCCTATGTTTTTTGTAGGAGTGATTATTGCAATTTTATCAGATTTAGGACTAGCCGTACTAATAAATACATTGTTGGCAGTAACAATATCAATTATGCATAGGGGAAGTTTAGAATATATGTATATGACAATAATAAGTGGATCAGCCATGTGTTTCTTTAGTTACAGAGCTAAGCAAAGAAGCAAATTAACGAATGCTGGGATATATGCAAGTATGTTAAATGTAGTTGTTGTGGCTACAGTGTCAATGATAAACAAACGGCCGGTGTCTGATCTAGTAGTGGATTGTATGTTGGCATTTGCAAATGGAATAGTTTCTATAATATTAACAATAGGCGTATTGCCTTTTTTAGAGACTGCATTTAATATAATAACACCAATGCGATTATTGGAGCTATCAAATCCAAACCAGCCTTTGCTAAAACGGCTGCTTTTGGAAGCTCCGGGTACATACCATCATAGCCTTATGGTAGGAAATTTGGCGGAAGCTGCAACCGAAGCTATAGGTGGGAATGCATTGCTTGCCAGAGTTGGTGCTTATTATCATGATATAGGTAAATTAAAAAGACCCAATTTCTTTATAGAGAATCAATCGGGAGAGAATCCTCATGATAAGATGACTCCTAATTTAAGTGCACTAGTGATAATGTCACATACTTATGATGGAGCACAACTTGCAAAGAAGTATAAATTGCCAACTGCTATAATAGACTTGATAATGGAGCATCATGGTACAACAAAGTTGGTATATTTTTATCACAAAGCAAAAAATCAAAGCAAACAGGAGGTATTGGAGGAGAATTTTAGATATCAGGGGCCAAAACCTGGATCAAAAGAGGCTTCTGTTGTTATGTTGGCAGATTCAGTTGAAGCTGCAGTTAGGTCTTTGGCGGTAAAAACAGAAGGGAAAATAGAAAAGTGTATAAGGGACATAATAAAAAATAAGTTAGATGATGGACAATTTGATTTATGTAGTTTAACATTAAGAGACATGGATAGTATAGCAAGATCGTTTATGAAAGTTTTAAGTGGATGTTTCCATGAAAGGGAAGAGTATCCTAAACAGATAGACAAGGAATTAGCATTGTGTGTAAGCAAAATGGGTGATATAGGAAGGAATGAAGTTTTGAATGAAAATCTTAATTGAAAATTTGCAAGATAAAGTGGAAGTGCAAGACGCGTTAAAAGAAAATATAGAGAAGGTGGTCTTACTAAGTTTAGATAAAGAAAATGTTAAGATAGATTCGCAAGTTTCGATATATTTTGTGGATAATGAAAAAATACAAGAGATAAATAAAAAAACTAGGGATGTAGATAAAATAACAGATGTATTAACATTTCCTATTGCAGAGTTTGATAAAGGTAGGTTGAGTTTGTTGTCTGGTGATATAGATATGGATAACGGGCTTTTGATTTTAGGAGATATAGTCATTTCGCTAGAGAAGGCAGTATTTCAGGCAAAAGAGTACGGACATTCTGTGGAGAGAGAAATATTATTTTTGATAACGCATGGGATGTATCATATTTTAGGATATGATCATATGACACCAGCTGACGAAAAAGAGATGATGAATAGGCAAGAGGAGGTATTATCGGAATTGAATATAAATAGAAATTAAGAGGAGGTGTTTTTTGTGACGAATGCAGAGTTGTTGCAATTAGCAGTTAAAGCAAAAGAAAATTCATATTCACCGTATTCTAAATTTAGAGTGGGGGCAGCGTTGTTGTGTGAGAATGGTAAGGTATACAGTGGCAGTAATGTGGAGAATGCATCCATTGGAGCTACTGTTTGTGCAGAGAGAGTTGCCATATTAAAAGCAATTTCTAGTGGAGAGAGAAATTTTAAAAAAATAGCAATATCCGTTGATAGCAAAAATTGGGGATATCCTTGTGGTATTTGTCTTCAAGTCATGACAGAATTTTGCGGAGATGATTTTAAAATAGTAGTAGCCAATAGACAGAATGAACATAAAGAGCTAAAATTAAAAGATGTGTTACCAAATGCATTTAGAAAGAAAGAATTAGATGGTTTTATAGGAGGTTTGTAGTATGAGTTTTAAGTCAGGTTTTGTATCAATAGTAGGAAAGCCAAATGCAGGTAAATCGACCTTATTAAACAGGTTAACAGGAGAGAAAATAGCAATAATTTCGGATAAGCCACAAACAACAAGAAACACTATCCGGACAATAATTACTGATGATAGTAGTCAAATAATATTTATGGATACACCGGGCATACACAAGCCAAAGACAAAGCTTGGCGAGTATATGATAAATGAGATAAACGAATCAGTAAGTAGTGTAGATGTAATAATTTATTTGGTTGATGTAAAGAGAATTTATATCAAGGACGAGGAAAAAGATATATTAGAAAAGTTAAAAAATAGTAACAAGAAGGTTATACTTGGATTAAATAAAATTGATCTTATAGATAAAAAAGAATTATTGCCGATAATTGACAAATATAAGGATGAGATGGATTTTAAAGGAATATATCCGATTTCTGCAAAAGATGGATTCGGGGTAGAAGAAATTTTATTAAAAATAAAAGAATTATTGCCAGAGGGCCCGATGTATTATCCAGAGGACTCCCTAACTGACCAACCAGAAAGAGTGATAGTTGCAGAGATAATAAGAGAAAAAATGTTACGGTTATTGGATGATGAAGTACCACACGGAATAGGTGTAGAAATTATGAGATTTAAAGATAGGGATAATAAAGATTTGATAGATATAGATGCAACCATATATTGTGAAAGAAGTTCTCATAAAGGTATAGTAATAGGAAAAGGTGGGGCAATGCTTAAGAAAATTGGCATGTACGCAAGACAAGATATAGAAAAGATGTTAGGTACAAAAGTTAATTTAAAGCTTTGGGTAAAAATAAAAGATGATTGGAGAAATAGCAATTCAATGCTAAATACTCTAGGATATAAATAATAGGAATATTTTGGCAGGTATTACATAACTCTTTATTGCAGAATATAATAGCATAATAAGCATTGATTAAAAAATGTCAGGAGGGTTTTATATATGTTATTGGAAACAATATGGAAAACTTTTGAGATTACAGGTTCTATAGATGCGTATATGTGCTATAAAGAGATAGAACAGGTTTCCCAGAAGGAAACTAAAGAGAAAAAGGCAGATGAAAAATAAAACATGGAGTTTATTAATTTAAAAGGTATAGTTATAAGGGAAGTTAATGTGGGAGAGGCTGATAGATATATAGACCTCTTCACAGATAAACTTGGGAAAGTAACGATATACGTAAAAAGCGTGCGATCTACCAGGTCACGCAATCTGCTTGGTGCGCAGCTTTTGAATTATTGTGGATATGTTTTGGTAAAAAAGAAAGATAAGTATTATATTTCTTCTAGCGAGCTTATAGAAAGTTTTTATGATATAAGAAATGATATGGTGTCGTTAACGTATGCGGTACATTTTTTAGATATAATAAATAGTGTTATTTGTGAGAACGAAAGTCAAATAGCGCTACTTAAGCTTTTGTTAAATACACTTTATGTATTGTCAAAAAGAAAGAAGGATCCAAAACTTATATGTTCGGTGTTTGAGTTAAGGCTTCTTAAAATATTAGGTTATGAACCAGATATAAAGGAATGTGTGCATTGTGGCAGAGACGAAGGTATAGTGTATTTTGATATTTCAAATGGTGGATTGATTTGTGACTTATGTAAAAAAATATCTAAAAATAAGGTTGTATTAAGAGCGGGTGTGCTAAAAGCATTAAAATTTATATTGGGAGTATCTCAAAAAGATGTGTTTAAATTTAATTTAGATGAAGCGTGTATAAAAGATTTATCCAAATTGTCTAGAAATTATTTAAGAGATAAATTAGATAAAGAATATAATAAGCTTGATTTTTTGGATCATATAAATTAAAATAATAGATAGGTCAAAGAAAGTTTGGAAAGGGAGTAAAAAATAGTGAAAGTGGGAGTTATTTCTTTAGGATGTCCAAAGAATTTGATAGATAGTGAAATTATTTTAGGTATATTGAAAGATAATAAATATGAGATAGTAACAGATAAGGAAGAAGCTGATGCAATAATAGTTAATACGTGTGCGTTTATAGAATCAGCTCAGCAAGAGGCAATTGATACAATACTTGAGGTTTCTAAATTAAAGGGAAAAAAATTAAAAAAGCTTGTTGTGGCGGGCTGTCTTGCACAAAGGTATAAAGATGAAGTAATAAAAGAAATACCAGAGGTAGATGCGGTTTTGGGGACATCAAAGGTTGGAGATGTGTTAAATGTACTAAGTGATGAGAAAGATGGGGATAGAGTTGTTTGTGGATCATTTGGGAATATAGACTATCTAAACAAATCAAGGGTGGTGTCGACAGCAAAACCTACTGCATACTTAAAAATAGCAGAGGGGTGCGATAATTTTTGTACATATTGTATAATACCTAAATTGAGGGGTAGATACGTTAGTAGAAAAATTGAGGATGTAGTAAAAGAAGCAAAAATTTTATCAGACGAAGGGTATAGTGAGATAGTGTTAGTCGCACAAGATGTGACGGTTTATGGAAAGGATTTATACGGGAAGAAACGTATAGTAGAGTTAATACAAGAAATTTCAAAAATAGATAAAGTAAGATGGATACGATTACTTTATTGTTATCCAGAGGAAATAACAGATGATCTGATACAAGAAATGAGAACAAATAGTAAGTTACTTAACTATTTGGATATTCCTATCCAGCATGCAAGTGATTATGTTTTGAAAAAAATGGGTAGAAGAGGTAATAGAGCGCTAATACAGGATGTGATAAAAAAGATCAGAGAAAGTGTTCCTGATGTTGTAATAAGGACATCTCTAATAGTAGGATTTCCAGGAGAAAGAGATGAAGATTTTGTTGTTTTAAGGGATTTTGTAGATAGTATAAAATTTGATAGATTAGGAGTATTTAAGTATTCAAGAGAGGAGGGAACGCCTGCATATAATATGGAGAACCAGGTAAGTGAGAAAGTGAAAGAAGAAAGGTATAATGATATTATGACAATTCAGAACAAGATATCTAAAGAGAAATGTCAAGGCAGATTAGGTAGAATATATGAGACAGTGGTTGAAGGTGTGGCAGATGATGGAATATTTTATGAAGGAAGGACTAGGTACGAGGCGCCTGATATAGATGGTAAAATATATTTTACATCAGGTGAGGAACTAAATATAGGGGATTTTGTATCAACAAAGATAGTAAATGCAGATGATTATGACTTAATAGGGGTGGTAATAGATGAATTTGCCGAATAAGATAACGTTGTCGAGAATTTTTGTTGTGCCGTTGTTTATGCTTTTTGTCATACCAATACCAAGCTGGGTGATCAATCTTCCAGTGCTAACTTTCATGAGAGGGTTAATGCTTGTGTTCAACAATTTTATTATGGTATATGGTAACTACATAGCAGCGGGTATTTTTATTATATTAGCAAGTACAGATGCAGTAGATGGTTATATAGCAAGAAAACATAAAATGGTAACGAAAGTAGGAATATTTTTAGATCCTATTGCAGACAAATTATTAGTTACATCTGCATTGATAGCTTTACTAGAACGTGGAGAGTTGACGGGATGGGCGGCTATGATTATAATAGGCCGTGAGTTTATAGTAACAGGACTAAGACTTGTTTTAGCTGGTGAAGGTGTTGTTGTAGCTGCAAGTAATTGGGGAAAGATTAAAACGATAACTCAAATGGTGGCTATTGTGTTAGCGCTTGTAAAAAATTATCCACTTAGTATGTTTACGGATTTTGCGTTTGACAGAGTTGCTATGTTTATAGCTGTTATAATAACAATATATTCTTTATACGATTACTTAAAAAAGAATATACACATTATAACAAAGCCGAGTTAAGAATATAAAAAGATATATATATATCAAAAGGTGGTAAATAATGATTATAGATGCGATGGTTGATAGATTTGAAGATGGTAATACATATTTTGTTTTAGATGATATAAAAGCAGAAATTAGTATTCCAAACGAAGTAAAAAAAGATGATTTTGAAGTTGGGGACATGGTAAAATTAACAATATCAAATAACGGAAAGGTTACAGTGTTGAGACAATGATTACAAAAAAAATTATGATTATAGACGGAAACAGTATATTAAATAGAGCGTTTTACGGGACGGATATTTTAACGACACCTAAGGGTATGTATACTAATGCGGTATTAGGATTTTTAAATATAATGCTAAAGCATATAAATGAAGAAGATCCAGGTAGCATGTGCGTAGCGTTTGATTTAAAAGCGCCTACTTTTAGGCATAAGGAATATTCGTTGTATAAAGGCCAAAGAAAGGGAATGCCGCAAGAGTTGGCAGATCAGTTGCCTTTAGTGAAAGAAATATTAGATGCAATGAGGATACGTCGAATGGAAGTGCCTGGCTATGAGGCAGATGATATAATTGGGAGTGTAGCTAATTGGGCTAAAAATTCAGGTTATGATGATATAGTTATAATCACAGGAGATAAAGATGCATTGCAGTTGGTGAATAAGAAAGTTCGAGTAAAGTTACTAAGAAGTAAGATGGGAAAACCAATTGTTGATGAATATAATTTGGATAAAATAAGAGATATTTATGAGCTAGAGCCAAAACAGCTTATAGAAGTAAAAGGATTAATGGGAGATACATCAGATAATATACCTGGTGTTAAAGGTATAGGAGAGAAAAATGCATTAGCGTTGATTAGGGAGTTTGGTAATATTGATAATATGTATATTAATATAGATAAGGTTAAGCAGCAAAGAATAAGGCAAAATTTAATTATAGATAGAGAGCTTGCGATGTTATCGAGACGGCTTGGGACAATATTC is from Clostridiales bacterium and encodes:
- the yqfD gene encoding sporulation protein YqfD, producing MQSFRIWILFRGYVIIRVEGKNIEKFINICVHRKILLMDINRHREYTLLKMSVVEFKKIRDIIKKTHCSVKVIDKRGLCFWFKKYKKRKSFLIGSVVFVSVFMLMWSYIWDIEIKGYEKERKVIEYLNSKNIRVGILKYFVDVNRIEYELIMNFKDLSWADVKIQGTKLVINLSKRAKVPKIINTDIPCNIVAKRDGIITRVLVKNGIENVKVGDTVLKGDVLISGMIIGDESDYTKVVRAIGVVTAKTTYEQREEVKCVKKNKVYSGKVSNEYRFCILGKEVFKVVLGKGTDKYDEVTNIKKVRVLKNFVMPFEIKEKKKRYYKEKEEVLPMSLARERALSEAKKKILECIPKNVGITGQDVEYFENEGRIFVSIKVYVHEDIGEEELIY
- a CDS encoding HDIG domain-containing protein, whose product is MGTKLIHKIKIAMQDEKNQKHMIVIVTVILAFSIVFSGLLPKKYKLNVGDISQYDITAPREVKNEIKTKENQELAYQNEPVEVKEDTATSIEVIRSIDNFLTTIKNERSLPRPKFDRVVQKLKSNNAMLTGEVDVKFLLLGIDNNKFNNFEHVLKSLIGDTLKEDITIENLDEIIIKAQMKVQELDMPMELKNIGSLIVKNIIKPNRIINEEETQKKREIAYNDPKNIEMVDKGQRIISVGDIVTKDKIQLLEDLNMLETHDEIDFELVLGTFVLVGLLAMIVVIYVKYRKNILTKTSELFMVSLIIVMELVMARVVGAYQIFMIPMFFVGVIIAILSDLGLAVLINTLLAVTISIMHRGSLEYMYMTIISGSAMCFFSYRAKQRSKLTNAGIYASMLNVVVVATVSMINKRPVSDLVVDCMLAFANGIVSIILTIGVLPFLETAFNIITPMRLLELSNPNQPLLKRLLLEAPGTYHHSLMVGNLAEAATEAIGGNALLARVGAYYHDIGKLKRPNFFIENQSGENPHDKMTPNLSALVIMSHTYDGAQLAKKYKLPTAIIDLIMEHHGTTKLVYFYHKAKNQSKQEVLEENFRYQGPKPGSKEASVVMLADSVEAAVRSLAVKTEGKIEKCIRDIIKNKLDDGQFDLCSLTLRDMDSIARSFMKVLSGCFHEREEYPKQIDKELALCVSKMGDIGRNEVLNENLN
- the ybeY gene encoding rRNA maturation RNase YbeY gives rise to the protein MKILIENLQDKVEVQDALKENIEKVVLLSLDKENVKIDSQVSIYFVDNEKIQEINKKTRDVDKITDVLTFPIAEFDKGRLSLLSGDIDMDNGLLILGDIVISLEKAVFQAKEYGHSVEREILFLITHGMYHILGYDHMTPADEKEMMNRQEEVLSELNINRN
- the cdd gene encoding cytidine deaminase — protein: MTNAELLQLAVKAKENSYSPYSKFRVGAALLCENGKVYSGSNVENASIGATVCAERVAILKAISSGERNFKKIAISVDSKNWGYPCGICLQVMTEFCGDDFKIVVANRQNEHKELKLKDVLPNAFRKKELDGFIGGL
- the era gene encoding GTPase Era, which gives rise to MSFKSGFVSIVGKPNAGKSTLLNRLTGEKIAIISDKPQTTRNTIRTIITDDSSQIIFMDTPGIHKPKTKLGEYMINEINESVSSVDVIIYLVDVKRIYIKDEEKDILEKLKNSNKKVILGLNKIDLIDKKELLPIIDKYKDEMDFKGIYPISAKDGFGVEEILLKIKELLPEGPMYYPEDSLTDQPERVIVAEIIREKMLRLLDDEVPHGIGVEIMRFKDRDNKDLIDIDATIYCERSSHKGIVIGKGGAMLKKIGMYARQDIEKMLGTKVNLKLWVKIKDDWRNSNSMLNTLGYK
- a CDS encoding YqzL family protein, which translates into the protein MLLETIWKTFEITGSIDAYMCYKEIEQVSQKETKEKKADEK
- the recO gene encoding DNA repair protein RecO; its protein translation is MEFINLKGIVIREVNVGEADRYIDLFTDKLGKVTIYVKSVRSTRSRNLLGAQLLNYCGYVLVKKKDKYYISSSELIESFYDIRNDMVSLTYAVHFLDIINSVICENESQIALLKLLLNTLYVLSKRKKDPKLICSVFELRLLKILGYEPDIKECVHCGRDEGIVYFDISNGGLICDLCKKISKNKVVLRAGVLKALKFILGVSQKDVFKFNLDEACIKDLSKLSRNYLRDKLDKEYNKLDFLDHIN
- the rimO gene encoding 30S ribosomal protein S12 methylthiotransferase RimO, producing MKVGVISLGCPKNLIDSEIILGILKDNKYEIVTDKEEADAIIVNTCAFIESAQQEAIDTILEVSKLKGKKLKKLVVAGCLAQRYKDEVIKEIPEVDAVLGTSKVGDVLNVLSDEKDGDRVVCGSFGNIDYLNKSRVVSTAKPTAYLKIAEGCDNFCTYCIIPKLRGRYVSRKIEDVVKEAKILSDEGYSEIVLVAQDVTVYGKDLYGKKRIVELIQEISKIDKVRWIRLLYCYPEEITDDLIQEMRTNSKLLNYLDIPIQHASDYVLKKMGRRGNRALIQDVIKKIRESVPDVVIRTSLIVGFPGERDEDFVVLRDFVDSIKFDRLGVFKYSREEGTPAYNMENQVSEKVKEERYNDIMTIQNKISKEKCQGRLGRIYETVVEGVADDGIFYEGRTRYEAPDIDGKIYFTSGEELNIGDFVSTKIVNADDYDLIGVVIDEFAE
- the pgsA gene encoding CDP-diacylglycerol--glycerol-3-phosphate 3-phosphatidyltransferase, with the translated sequence MNLPNKITLSRIFVVPLFMLFVIPIPSWVINLPVLTFMRGLMLVFNNFIMVYGNYIAAGIFIILASTDAVDGYIARKHKMVTKVGIFLDPIADKLLVTSALIALLERGELTGWAAMIIIGREFIVTGLRLVLAGEGVVVAASNWGKIKTITQMVAIVLALVKNYPLSMFTDFAFDRVAMFIAVIITIYSLYDYLKKNIHIITKPS